The Setaria viridis chromosome 2, Setaria_viridis_v4.0, whole genome shotgun sequence DNA window AAAAATAGAGTTTAGAAGGTAGTTTGACTAGAAACGAGATGTATAAAAATTTAAAACATTACAAAGAGTGtatataaaaacaaaaaaatgtgATAGTGTTTTCCCGTGTGCACAAATGAACTAGGCCTTGGCGTGTGATTTTCGGCCCGAGACAACCGAGACGAGACCAACCCATCATCATCCATCAGTCCACCACACACACCACCAAAGCGGCAAAGCCCACGGGAGTCACGGGCCACACACACAACTGTAGCGCGTCAAACTGCGGTGTCACTTTCGTCTTCCCCAGTCAACTCCACCCATTCCCTGCCACTGCCACGGCTCCGCACCGCCCCGCAGTCCCCACCatgctccctctcctcctcctggtcGCCGGCGCAGCCTCTACGGCGGCAGCGTCCGGTGACGGTTGCCGCGTCGGCTGCCCGCTGGCCCTCGCCGCGTACTACTTCACGGCGGAGTCCAACCTCaccttcatcgcctccctctTCAACTTCCCCGACTACACCGCGCTGCTCCCTTACAACCCCAACATCACGGACCCGAACTACATCGTCACCGGCGCCCGGATCAGCGTCCCGTTCACCTGCTCGTGCCTCGCCCTCCCCGCCGACCCTACCTCCACCTACCTCGCCGGGTCGATCCCCAGCAATCTCTCCCGCGGCGAGTCGTACGGCGACGTCGCCGCGGAATTCGCCAACCTCACCACGGCCGCGTGGCTGAAGGCCACCAACAGGTACCCGGCGGATAAGTTACCGGCATCTGGGACGATTGATGCCACCATTAACTGCTCGTGCGGCGACAAGAGTGTGTCGCCGCGGTACGGGCTGTTCCTCACCTACCCGCTCTGGGACGGGGAGACGCTCGcctcggcggcggagcagtACGGGTTCTCGTCGCCGGCGCAAATGGACCTGCTCAGGAGGTATAATCCCGGGATGGGTGGGGTCTCCGGGAAGGGAATTGTGTTTATCCCGGTGAAAGGTGAGGGCTAGATTCCAATTTGGTTTGGTTATGTGATAAAATTATGAATTAAGAAGGGGTTTCGGCATTGAACAATTGATCGTGTAGCCTGTATGCAGCTGATTAATGcttgaattttaatttggttTCATAGGTTATTTTAATTTGTGAACAGCTCAAAAATGGCTAATCTTAGGTGGCAAAATAATTGTTCTCCCCTAGGTATACCATTTTGTTGGTATGGTACTATTTTACTGTATGGTAAATTTAGTTATCTTGAGTCTTGACTGCTATTTTTTGATGTGTAGGGCCAGGCTACTAGATAGTAAATCAATAATAAGATATATAAAAAATGAATGGGTTCATTTGTTTATTATAGTCAATGAGCTGTGCATAACACCATATGTCATTCAACTCGAATTGTATACCTTATTTGTTGATACTATATAGTTATTTAGTCAATAACAGTAATAGGTCAACTCAATTTACTGTGGTCATTTCTATGTATTTTTTCATTCAGTTGGTCAACTCAACTTACTGTGGTCGTTTATGTGTTTTTCATTCAATTAACTTGTTATTTTTTGTGAGGAATTTAAAAGTTAGTGTTAACAATCTAATCATATAGCTTCGACTTGATCATTTTATACACTTTACTTTTTTTCAGATACAAATGGTAGTTACCGCCCTCTGGAATCAGGGTTAGTATTCTTGCACTATCTGTTCAATTATCATCTATTATTTCGATTATAACTTAACtagttctgaattctgatatGTACATCAGCTTGTGCAGTGCTGGCACACTTCTACACTTTTGTGAGCTATTATGCTTCTATATCGAGGCTATCAAACATCAGCAAGCAAAACTGGATGGTTTGTTCAGTTGACAGAAACAAAGGCGATTAACTCATATATACTACATGGAACAGGAAATACTCTTTCTGGAGGAGCAGTAGCAGGAATTGTGATAGCCTGTATTGTTATTTTGATTGTGGGGATCTGGCTGGTTGTCATTTATTATAGGCGGCAAAAAATGAGAAAGGCCAAATCACTCCCATGTCCAGAGGATTCGGTCCAACTTGGTAATGAAAATTCATTATATAAGTTTACACACATCCAAACAAGCTGTTTCATTTGCCATTTTGTTGTCATACTCCAACTTTGCCTTTTAACACAGATTACATGCAcccatacatgcatgcatgcaagcttATTCTCTTATTACTACTATAATGTGATATGTGGACAACTGGACATTTAATGCTTCTTTTGAGGTTATTGATATCTGCTTTTGTTTGTGAGGGAAATATTATCTTTTTCCTTGTACCACTTGCATTATAATTGCAAACACAATAGTGTGTTTTTGCCAACTTCTCATCCCTTTTTAATTAAATGCCTTTTCCAGGCAGTGCTTCACAAGCTGAGGGCATTAAGGTTAACAGATCCATACAGTTCTCATATGAAGAACTTTGCGATGCTACACACAACTTTAGTATGGAGCATAAAATTGGGCAAGGTGGTTTTGGCTCTGTTTATTATGCTGAGCTTAGAGGCGAGGTCAGTTCAACATTTTCTCAGTGTGTAACATGAATAAGCAATTTAGCATGTGCGTTGGACAATTTGTTAGACAACTAAAGTATGTGACCACTTATGGACTTGAATATAAAAGTAAGAAAGGAGCAAATCCATATGTGATATGCTCGAGATTTGAAATgattttccctttctttctggTATCCAGAAAGCTGCCATAAAGAAAATGGATGCAAAGGCAACTCAAGAATTCCTCGCTGAACTGAAGGTTTTGACGCATGTCCATCACTTGAATCTGGTTGGTGAtcatttgatatttttctgagATAGGGCAACATTTGAAACTAATCTTTGTTACCCACCTACTATTTTGTTTTTCCTGTACTTCCCTAAGAAAATCGACAATAAAATTGATTAGAGTTCACACAAGATTAGATTTCTTCAATATGTAACATACAGTCATACATCACTATATCAGATTGTTTCcagtcagttttttttttaaaattatgctTTGGTATCCACAGGTGCACTTAATTGGTTATTGTGTCGAGAATTGCTTGTTCCTTGTTTATGAATTTATTGAGAATGGAAACCTAAGCCAGCATCTCCATGGGACTGGTAAAGTGTTTCTATTTGAATGCATTACATTGCTGTACTTGTACTGTATTAATATTTCCCTGAAGTATTCAGCACATATATTTCTATGTAGGATATGAACCTCTTTCATGGACCAGTAGAGAGCGAATAGCCCTTGATTCAGCAAGAGGTCTCGAGTATATTCATGAACACACTGTTCCAGTGTATGTTCATCGGGATATCAAGTCTGCAAATATCCTGATAGACAAAGACCTTCGAGCAAAGGTTGAAACCTTTCATGAAAACCGTCCATGTCTTAGTCATCTTATGTGCAATATCAATGGTACCTTGCAGGTAGCAGATTTTGGACTGACAAAGCTTACAGAAATTGGAACTGCATCACGGTCACTTCCAACACGAGTTGTTGGTACATTTGGTTACATGCCTCCAGAGTAAGTTCTCAGAGTATCACGTATCTTTGTTCTTTTATTCAGTTCGCATGAATGTGCACACTATGAAAATATCAGAGCATAGCTTCGTAGACTACTATTTGCTATCTGACTTCTACATTTTAGTACTATACCAAAGAGTCATCTGATTTACAGGTATGCTCGATATGGAGAGGTTTCTCCTAAAGTGGATGTCTATGCTTTTGGTATCGTCTTGTATGAACTTATTTCAGCCAAAGAAGCTATTGTGAGATCAACAGAATTCACAGATACAACAAGCCTGGTTTGTCTGGTAATTTTTTCCCGCGATCAATTCTCGATTCACAATATTGCACTTCAAGATATTCAAAACATACAGAGCACGAGCATGCTTTGCACTTAGTGTCAATTAGAATGTGTGCATGACTAGAATTCTCCAAGATGTTAATGAATTTGTTTGCAACATATAGAGTTAAGTGATTATGAATGTTTGTTGATATGTCGCATGAATGAACTTGTCAGCGACATGTATGGTGATCTGAATATAGTTAATATGTTCGGGTGATCTGAACTCTGTAACTAATTTCTTAACATGTATGTTAACCACTTGGATCCAGGAATTATGAATAAGTTTGCTAATATGTTCTGGTGATCTGAACTCTGCAACAATTTTTTCCTGTATTCTTCTAATCTAGACTGCCATTCAATTACCTTGGTGACTGCAGGTGTCACCATTATTGTTGTAGAAAATCTAGACTGCACCATGATAAGTGCGCTCACACTAATGATGACTTTGTGACATTTAAATCGTGGATTCCTATGACCACAGAATTTGCCAGGAATGCAATGAAATCCTGACAACAAAAAATAGAGTTACATTTTCATGTTTGGATGTTAATGCACAAAATGAAAAGCGTGTGTTTGATCTCTCTAATCTACTTGTTGCTTTCCTCAGTTTGAGGAGACTCTGAGCATGCCAAACCCCACggaagctcttgaggaactgaTTGATCCAAGGCTAGCAGGTGACTATCCCGTTGACTCGGTTCTGAAGGTCAGTGACACAGGCAAACCGAGCTCCACAATCAGTTTTCCTTCACTTCTTCCACAAACTGCTAAACGTCTGAGTGTTAAGCTGCGTGCTCACCTGTGTCGTGTGTCCTCTGCACCAGATGGCGAACCTTGCGAAGTCATGCACGCATGAAGAGCCCAGCATGAGGCCCACGATGAGATCTGTGGTGGTTGCTCTCATGGCGCTCTCATCCAAGGACAATGAGCTAACTCGGGGACTGGAACTCTCTCCCAGAGAACTAAGATCTGGTTAGCATCGCCCCTCGGGGTATATCTGGCCTTGATTGTTACATGGCGGTGGCGGATCGGGCTTTTAGTTACGCATAAGCGTGTGGTGTACATGTTGCCTTTTAGAGTATTTAGAGAGCTGCttttccatatgaaaatagTATAAGCGAGCGTGCAGTTTCTTTGCTTGTTTGCATCGCTTAATAAAAATTAGGCCTGTTCAGGCTTTTAACACCTTTTTAACACATTGGCTGCCAAACAGGTGTGTTAAAAGGattgtgttaaagtttaacacctcattttttataaacacatggaggagtgttaaaacttgctaaaggtgaTAAAAGTGATCCTCTAGTTCACATATCCCCTGGTTGTCCCCCCTCTCCTCTGCTGCCCCCCATCTTCCTCCCGCGATCCGTCGGTCCGCCTGTTGTCCGCTGCTGCCGGTTCGCCCGTCGTGCGCCGCCGTtgtgcccgccaccgccggtccgCGCCGCTCCGGCGCCGGGATGCCTcgtgcggccggcgggcggctcCGAGCGGCGTATCTCCCAATGCTGGTGGAGCGCAGACCGGCCAAGCCCGGGGTGCTCGTCGTCACCTACATCGCGGAGCACTGCCACGCCGTGCCGACGATGCTCAACGCGCTGGCCGGGACCACGCGGCACAGGTCGGCGTCGTCCGACGGCGACCGCCACCAGGCGTCCCACGGCGCGTCGGACGAGGCGTCCGCCGGCAGGCGCAAGGAGGACAGCGCCGACGCGTCCTCCATGACcgtggacggaggcggcggcgcggagatgGCCGACGACGAGAACGAGCCGTGGCAGCAGGCGGATATGGCGCTGGACGACTATCCGTTGGATTTGGACGATTTCCTGGGGCCGTTTGAGGACGGCTTCGATCGGTTcttcgaggacgacgacggtgttCTTGAACGCCGGGTGTCACTGTAGTTGGGAACAGGGCAACTGATTATTGACTGCAAACTGCTAAACTGTCTCTTTGATTCTTTCTTCTCTCGTCGATTCAGAGAGGTCCTGGTGTCGATTCAGCAGCACGGGAAAGGGTAGCGTGCAAGAGGAAGGAGGGGCAATATTGTCATTTCTCATGTAacgtgttaaaatttaacaaacTATTCAAACACCTCAAGAtactaaagtttaacatctcgtttgagggtgttaaagttttaacatcccctcccaaacaggcccttaattaGTAAATCAAAAACTTGGAGCATTGAATAAAAAAGTGGAGATGGCTGAGCGGTCTAAGGCACCAGATTAAGGGTCTGGCCCAAAAGGGCatgggttcaaatcccactgTCCacatgaaactttttttttcttttccttcgcTCTAAAATCcgtttttttatatatttcctCGTGTTGAATTAAATCCCCAGCGTGAaaaggggccggccggcgggggtcggcggGAGAGATGACAACGTTAGCGTAAACTGGGCCCAAAGAAACTCTTCGACCCAATTTGTAGCTTCAGCCCATATGGCCTTCCTCTAATAAAAAAAACAGGTCAGCCGTCGACTCATCCGAATCGTCCACTCATCCGTCTAGCGCCTATTCCCAGAACTTCCTCAATCCTCTTGTTTTCGCCCGCCGGTCCGCCGCCTGGCTCGGGTTCTCGCCGGCAGCCGCACAACTCAGGCTCGTTACCATCCGCGGTGCCCGTGCAAGACCCTAGGCGTCGAGACCAGCGCGCCACGTACCTGGCGTCCACAGGCGCGCGTGCTACACTGCCAGTCTGCTACCAACCACGGAACCACTCACTCAACCATCGACGCCCACGCGCGCCCTCTGCCCGCACCTGCATTCTATCTCATTGCATAACCCTCTCCGCGCCCTTGCGCACATATGCCCAGGCGGTGCTCGTCTGTTCCGCCGCCTGCTTGTGTCGGGGCGCACCGCGCGGTGTCAGCAAGGAGAAGCCTGTCATGAAGCGGAAGCTGCATCGAGATAAATAAATTCGGAAGGTGCAGGAGTCAACTGAGGAAGCGGAGGGAATACAGCAACCTGAACTAACTGAAGAAGCTAGTGGCGCCAGAAGAACCACACGAGTGATGAGGCCTGACTCGAAGTATTTCGGCTCAGATCGGCAACCCAAGTAATATCAGACCCTGAGAATTGGAGGCATATGGAGATAAAAGAGTAGCTGGATTAGGAgatgaggagaaggaaggaagatgTTACAGGTAGGCTGCGTCCGAAGGCAGCGGCGGTGATATGAGGATCTCGCTTGTATCTCGGGTGTTTTTGAGAGGATTTAGCAACTAAACTGGAGTGTGTTCATAAGAATCGTGTGACTAAGTATTACATATCGGGTTGGTTCATTGCAATTGGTATTCAGAGCTATCGATCTCGGGCATGAAGCTTGCGGCGTTCCCCAACTCCGCCTCAAGATCCTGGCGGTGCTCCCCGATTACCTGCTCAGGCCGCAGTACCTGATGCGGGAGCAGAAGAAGGCTAAAGAGATGGAGCAGGCGGTCTCCGATCTTGCTGATTTGGTCAAGCAGATGCAGGCCGAAGCGAAGCGGATGCAAGTCGATCGAGCTGCAGATTGTGTTGCAGATCGTGAGACTCTTCAAACTTTGAAGAAATCCCTCGATGCCAACACCAGCGGTGATGAAGGATGTTGCGGGTTGGCGGCCCCAAATTGATTCCAAGGTTGACGAACTCAAGGTATCCCTGACTGATCTCCAAGCTAAGGTAGACAAAATCGCTTTCCGTCAAGATGAGATAGAGAACCTCCAAGCTAAGGTAGACAAAATCGATGTCCGTCAAGATGAGATAGAGAACCCCACGTACAGGGTGTTCGACACTGAGCACCTCGACTTCACCAAATCAAAGCTGACGGCTGCCCATCTGGCTGCGACCTCCTTGGAAGCGGCTTCAGGGCCTGAACGCCACTACTTTGCACACGCTCATCGGGGACTTGGCCATGGGGTGGTCACCACCCTTGTGCCTTCCCCGGTCATAGGTGCAAAAATGCTACCAAATCTCACCCCAATTCCATTTTCTCTCGCTGGAGCTAGCAATATGGATACTAGTTATGGTAGTCCAAACTTGAATGCTTTGTTGCCTCAGCTAGATTTCTCTTCCTTTGATGGTAGTAGTCCTAAGATTTGGATAAAGAAGTGTGAGAATTTCTTTGAGGTTTATGCTATCCCTCCTCACTTATGGATGAAATTTGCTACTATGTATTTCACTGGTTCTGTTGCTTTTTGGTTACAAGCTATGAAAGCTACTGCCATAAATAGTTCTTGGGCAGAGCTTTGCCAAGCTATTTGCTGTAGGTTTGAGGAGGAGCAACACAATCAGCTTATCAGACATTTTTTCCACATTAGACAGTTTGGTAATGTGGTAGATTATGTTGAGAAGTTTGATTTGTCTAGTCCATCAGTTACTTGCTCATGATTCTTCTATTAAACCTGCTATGATTACCAATAGATTCATAGATGTCTTGCGTGATGATATAAGAGCTGTAGTCTTGATGCAAAGGCCTATTTGGATCTGCTTGTTCGCTCACCATTTTGCAGGAAAGAACATAGGAAGGTTGATTTTGTCACTCCTATTAGATCTTCTAGGAAGATAAGCAATGCTGGTACACTCTCTGGAAGTAAAGGCTTCAGTCCCAGCCCTactgatgatgagaaaagaagTCTAGAATCTTATAAGGCTTCTAGTAGTCAAGCTCTTGAAAACAAGTTAACAACATTAATGGCCTACAGAAAAGCTAAGGGCTTATGCTTTAAGTATGGTTTAAGGTGGAATCCAAGCCATAAATGTGCTCCAACATTTGCTCTGAATGTTGTTGAAGAACTATGGCAACTCATTCAAGATCCAAATGTGGAATTGTCTGTCTCCTCTCCTCACTCCTCTGGGTCTGATTTTGGAGAAGATTACGTGTAATATCTCTAGCTGCTGTTAATGGAGTGGAAGCACCTGGGACCATCAGGTTTTCAGGGAAAATGATGGATTTAAGTGCTGTTATTCTTGCTTATTCAGGCACTTCTGGCAACTTCATTAGTGAAGGTATGGCATTAAAAAAACCCAATTGGAAGAAACTGCTAGTGCCGGTACAAGTGAGAGTAGCGAATGGTAATTGGCTCACTTGCACCCATGAACTACCAGATTGCAAGGTTTGGATAAATGGCTAGTGTTTCACTATATCTCTGAAGATATTGCCTCTCAGTTGTTATATTGGGCATGGACTAGTTTGAACTACATAGTCCAATAGAAGTACACTAGAAGCTTAAGTGGATGTCTTTTGAGTACAAGGGTTCCAAAGTTAAATTGCAAGGCATAAAACCAGACTTGACTGAATGTCATCTTATTTTTGATACTGAAGTGGAACATCTTCTAAAGAAGGATGAGCTTTGGTGTATACTTGAATTATACTTAGTGAACCCAAGTGAAACCTCAAATGATTGGCCTCAAGAAGTTTTTGAGGACTTGCTCAAGGAGCCTACAATTTTACCTCCTGAAAGGCCATACGATCATTCAATCCTCGAGTTCAACATTTCAAGCTTAGAACTTATAGATATAATCCAGCACAAAATGATGAAATTGAGGCACAAGTAAATGAGTTGCTGAAGAATGGTATGATCCAAGCTAGTACCAGCCCTTTTACCTCACCTGTGCTACTAGTCAAGAAGAAAACTGGTGACTGTGTGTAGATTATCGAAGATCGAATGCACTGGCAGTTAAGGACAAGTTTCCACTAGCTGTCATAGATGAGTTTATGGATGAATTAGCTAGAGCACAATGGTTCACATCCTTAGACATGAGATCAGGGTTCCATCAAATCAAGATGAAAAAGACAGATCAATTCAAAACTGCTTTTCAAACTCACCATGGGCACTTTGAATATAGAGTAATGTCATATGGGGTTACTGGAGAGCCTACTATATTTCATAGAATAATGAATGGCATTCTTGCTCCCCTGTTTAGAAACTGTGTTATAGTTTTCATTGATGACATACTAATTTACAACAGAACTTGGcagcaacacttggaacatatATCAGCTGTATTCAAGATATTACAAGAACATCGGTTCAAGGTGAAGCTATCTAAATGTTCATTTGCAAGACAAGAACTTCCTTACTTAGGCCACATTATCAATGCTAAAGGAGTAGCTACTGATCCAACCAAAGTACAAATTGTACAACACTGGCCAATcccaacttttgttaaagaattGAGAAGTTTTCTGGGTTTGGCAGGATATTACAGGAAGTTTGTGAGGAATTTTGGTATTATCTTCAAACCCCTCACTAATCTTCTCAAGAAAAATGAGTTATTCTTATGGACCTCTGTTCATGATGAAGCATTCAACACTTTGAAAGAAGCTCTCATCACAGCTACAGTTTTAGCACTGCCTGatttttccaagcaatttattgTGGAAACTGATGCTTCTGATAAAGGAGTGAAGGCAGTTTTACAACAAAATGGACATCCTGTTGCTTTTGTCAGCAAGGTTTTGGGACCCAGAAATTAGACTCTCTCTATATATGAAAAGGAGGAACTAGCTATATTAATAGCCATTGATCTCTGGAGGCTATACTTATTGCAAGGTGAATTTCTCATTATCACATATCAGAAGAGTTTAATACACCTTGATGATTAGAGATTTTCAACCCCTTGGCAACACAAAGCTATGACCAAAATGTTGGTACTACAATATAAAATTTGTTACAAGAAAGGCTTCGATAACAAAGTGGCTGATGCTTTATCAAGAGTCACTTCACCTAATCATCAAGAAATACTAGCAGTTTCTCAATTGCAACCAATCTGGATGCAGAGTGTTGTTGAAGGGTATTCTACTCATGCTGAACTCAGTAAGTTGGCATCTTTATCAGTATCAGGTTCTGCTGGTCATTTTTCTCTGAACAATCGTGTTATGAAGTACAAGAACAGAATATGGCTAGCTCATAATGTGGAAGCACAACACAAACTACTCCAAGCTCTCCATGCAAGTCCAATTGGAGGTCATTCTGGCATTCATGTAACTTATACAAGAGTCAAAAACTTGTTTGCTTGGCCCGGATTAAAGAAAATGGTTCAAGAATTTGTTAGCAATTCGTGAATATGCATGGCAAGTTGTTTCATCAGATTTCATCGAAAGATTGCCAACTTCTAAGCATTGCAACTGCATTTTGGTGGTAGTAGATAAATTCTTGAAATATTCACACTTTATCCCTTTGGCCCATCCATTTACAGCCATGAAAGTTGCACTATGGTATATGGATAATGTCTATAAGCTCCATGGACTTCCTCAGGTGATCATCTCTGATAGGGATAGAATTTTCATGGTAATATGTGGCAAGAATTGTTCAAAATATCTGGAACTGAGTTGAAACTAAGCTCAGCATATCACCCACAGACAGATGGGCAAACTAAGAGAGTTAATCAATGTCTGGAAGCATACTTGAGATGTTTTGTGCATAACTATCCCACTAAATGGAAAGAGTGGCTTGCTCTTGCTGAATTCTGGTACAATACATTATACCATTGATCCCTTAACAAAACTCCATTTGAAGTACTCTATGGTCATGAACCGAGACAGTTGGGGATTGGCAGAGTAGAAGCATGTGCTGTTTCAGATCTAAAAGAATGGCTGTCCAACAGAAAATTTGGAGTCAACTCTTGCCTGATTCAAGCTCAACAAAGGCAGAAATATCAGGCTGACAAGAACAGAACATAAAGAGTGTTCCAAGTTGGGGATCAAGTTTATTTGAAACTTCAACCTTACACAGAAGTCAGTAATGCCTCAAGCCAATTACAAGTTATCCTTTCAATATTTTGGTCCATTCATGGTGTTGGAAAAGATTGGAGCTGTGGCATATCGTCTACAACTTCCACCATCTTCGACTATTCATTCAATATTTCATGTTTCGCAGCTAAAACGTGCTGTGGGCACTAACCAACTAGTCAGTCCCACTCTGCCCCCTGTTGACACACAATTTCAAGTTCCAATGCACATGCTTCAGCGAAGAGCAATTCAAAGAGGCATTCATGTTGTTGATGATGGACTGATACATTGGTCTTCTTGGCTAGTCTCACTGTCAACATGGGAAAATGAGGTGGTGCTACAACAACAATTCCCGGCTGCTCCAGCTTGGGGACAAGCCGGTATTGATGGAGGGAGGAATGTCATGAAGTGGAAGATGTAACACCCCgccctccaaagccgcaccacCCAGCCCTTCCAAGGGGCGGGTACgcatacacatagcaccctgcttacactttcattctcgcttcgtgtaaaaggattaacccgaaggtgctatagCTGGAAGACAAatgcttataagttggctccacccttgctcaactaacaaggtggtactaaacatgcacacctgcgctcatgggccacaaccaaattgggccgagTGTCACATACACCCCTCCTAAAAGAACCCGACGTCCTCatcggtccaactcacccacacttGGGCAAATGTCCAGGAACGTTTCCTCTTAGCGCACGACCGCACATCCAGAGCGGCGC harbors:
- the LOC117845346 gene encoding lysM domain receptor-like kinase 10 isoform X2, with the protein product MLPLLLLVAGAASTAAASGDGCRVGCPLALAAYYFTAESNLTFIASLFNFPDYTALLPYNPNITDPNYIVTGARISVPFTCSCLALPADPTSTYLAGSIPSNLSRGESYGDVAAEFANLTTAAWLKATNRYPADKLPASGTIDATINCSCGDKSVSPRYGLFLTYPLWDGETLASAAEQYGFSSPAQMDLLRRYNPGMGGVSGKGIVFIPVKDTNGSYRPLESGNTLSGGAVAGIVIACIVILIVGIWLVVIYYRRQKMRKAKSLPCPEDSVQLGSASQAEGIKVNRSIQFSYEELCDATHNFSMEHKIGQGGFGSVYYAELRGEKAAIKKMDAKATQEFLAELKVLTHVHHLNLVHLIGYCVENCLFLVYEFIENGNLSQHLHGTGYEPLSWTSRERIALDSARGLEYIHEHTVPVYVHRDIKSANILIDKDLRAKVETFHENRPCLSHLMCNINGTLQVADFGLTKLTEIGTASRSLPTRVVGTFGYMPPEYARYGEVSPKVDVYAFGIVLYELISAKEAIVRSTEFTDTTSLVCLFEETLSMPNPTEALEELIDPRLAGDYPVDSVLKMANLAKSCTHEEPSMRPTMRSVVVALMALSSKDNELTRGLELSPRELRSG
- the LOC117845346 gene encoding lysM domain receptor-like kinase 10 isoform X1: MLPLLLLVAGAASTAAASGDGCRVGCPLALAAYYFTAESNLTFIASLFNFPDYTALLPYNPNITDPNYIVTGARISVPFTCSCLALPADPTSTYLAGSIPSNLSRGESYGDVAAEFANLTTAAWLKATNRYPADKLPASGTIDATINCSCGDKSVSPRYGLFLTYPLWDGETLASAAEQYGFSSPAQMDLLRRYNPGMGGVSGKGIVFIPVKDTNGSYRPLESGNTLSGGAVAGIVIACIVILIVGIWLVVIYYRRQKMRKAKSLPCPEDSVQLGSASQAEGIKVNRSIQFSYEELCDATHNFSMEHKIGQGGFGSVYYAELRGEKAAIKKMDAKATQEFLAELKVLTHVHHLNLVHLIGYCVENCLFLVYEFIENGNLSQHLHGTGYEPLSWTSRERIALDSARGLEYIHEHTVPVYVHRDIKSANILIDKDLRAKVADFGLTKLTEIGTASRSLPTRVVGTFGYMPPEYARYGEVSPKVDVYAFGIVLYELISAKEAIVRSTEFTDTTSLVCLFEETLSMPNPTEALEELIDPRLAGDYPVDSVLKMANLAKSCTHEEPSMRPTMRSVVVALMALSSKDNELTRGLELSPRELRSG
- the LOC117845349 gene encoding uncharacterized protein encodes the protein MPRAAGGRLRAAYLPMLVERRPAKPGVLVVTYIAEHCHAVPTMLNALAGTTRHRSASSDGDRHQASHGASDEASAGRRKEDSADASSMTVDGGGGAEMADDENEPWQQADMALDDYPLDLDDFLGPFEDGFDRFFEDDDGVLERRVSL